From the Quercus lobata isolate SW786 chromosome 6, ValleyOak3.0 Primary Assembly, whole genome shotgun sequence genome, one window contains:
- the LOC115994019 gene encoding putative UDP-rhamnose:rhamnosyltransferase 1, giving the protein MAEPKKLHIAMFPWLAFGHIIPFFELGKLIARKGHRISFISTPRNIERLPKIPPHLTPLITLVKLPLPRVKNLPENAEATMDIPHHIIPYLKIAHDGLQEPLSHFLENSLPDWIIHDFAPYWLPPIATKLRISMAFFSIFNASSLSFFVPTKLSITEVQEPRSEPEHFIVPPKWVPFPSKIAFRLFEAKKFFDHYDENASGVSDMFRLMTVMSGTQAFAIKTCMEAEGEWVKLLGELHNMPVIPVGLLPPSAQERVENEDSTWDTIVEWLNKQEKESVVYIALGSEIQPSQEDFTELALGLEQSGLSFFWALRKRSVAGDSVELPEGFEERTKDRGIVWTGWAPQLKILAHESVGGFLTHCGWSSVTEAFQFGRALVMLPFLGDQGLIARFLEEKQTGIEVPRNEQDGSFTRDSVAETLRLVVKDEKGKIYRYKAKEMANVFGNRDIQYRCIDKFVEFLEHRSNVTIGN; this is encoded by the coding sequence ATGGCTGAGCCTAAGAAGCTTCACATAGCCATGTTCCCATGGTTAGCCTTCGGTCACATAATCCCATTTTTTGAGCTCGGCAAGCTTATTGCCCGAAAGGGTCATCGCATTTCATTCATATCCACCCCTAGAAACATTGAACGTCTCCCAAAGATCCCTCCACATTTAACACCCTTGATAACTCTAGTGAAACTTCCCTTACCCCGTGTTAAGAACTTGCCAGAAAACGCAGAGGCTACCATGGACATACCACACCACATAATCCCCTACCTTAAGATAGCCCACGATGGTCTCCAAGAACCTTTATCTCACTTTTTAGAAAATTCACTTCCTGATTGGATTATTCACGACTTTGCTCCTTACTGGTTACCACCAATCGCTACTAAGCTACGTATCTCCATGGCCTTCTTCAGTATTTTCAATGCATCATCCTTATCTTTCTTTGTACCAACAAAGTTGAGTATAACGGAGGTCCAAGAACCACGTTCAGAGCCCGAACACTTCATTGTCCCTCCTAAATGGGTCCCCTTCCCATCCAAAATAGCGTTTCGACTATTTGAAGCGAAGAAATTCTTCGACCACTATGATGAAAACGCTTCCGGTGTTTCGGACATGTTTCGTCTCATGACAGTGATGTCAGGCACCCAAGCCTTCGCCATTAAAACCTGTATGGAAGCTGAAGGTGAATGGGTGAAGCTCCTTGGTGAGCTTCATAACATGCCTGTGATTCCAGTGGGCTTATTGCCACCCTCGGCTCAAGAAAGAGTAGAAAATGAAGATAGTACTTGGGATACAATTGTTGAGTGGCTAAATAAGCAAGAGAAAGAGTCTGTGGTTTATATAGCACTCGGAAGTGAAATTCAACCAAGTCAAGAAGACTTCACCGAGTTGGCTCTTGGGCTAGAGCAATCTGGGTTGTCCTTCTTTTGGGCTCTAAGGAAGCGAAGTGTTGCTGGGGACTCGGTTGAATTACCAGAGGGGTTCGAGGAACGAACCAAAGATCGTGGAATTGTTTGGACAGGTTGGGCGCCTCAGTTAAAGATATTAGCACACGAGTCAGTTGGAGGTTTTTTGACACACTGTGGTTGGAGTTCAGTGACTGAGGCATTCCAATTTGGACGTGCACTTGTTATGTTGCCTTTCTTGGGGGACCAAGGATTAATCGCAAGGTTTTTGGAAGAGAAGCAAACAGGAATTGAAGTACCTAGAAATGAACAAGATGGGTCATTTACTAGGGACTCGGTAGCTGAGACACTGAGGTTGGTGGTGAAGGATGAGAAGGGAAAGATTTACAGATACAAAGCAAAGGAAATGGCCAACGTTTTCGGAAACCGGGACATCCAGTACCGATGTATAGACAAATTTGTTGAGTTTCTTGAACACCGAAGCAATGTCACCATCGgtaattaa
- the LOC115950200 gene encoding putative UDP-rhamnose:rhamnosyltransferase 1 produces MAEPKKLHIAMFPWLAFGHIIPFLELGKLIARKGHHISFISTPRNIDRLPKIPPHLAPLITLVKLPLPHVENLPENAEATMDVPYHIIPYLKKAHDGLQEPLSNFLESSAPDWIIHDFAPYWLPPIATKLRISMAFFSIFNASSFCFFGPTKPSITEVQEPRSEPEHFTVSPKWVPFPSKIVFRLFEAKKIFENYEENASGVSDWFRLATVMSGTQAFAVKTCMEVENEWVNILGELHNVPVIPVGLLPPSAQERVENEDSSWDTIVEWLNKQEKQSVVYIALGSEIQPSQEDFNELALGLEQSGLSFFWALRKRSVAGDSVELPEGFEERTKDRGIVWTGWAPQLKILAHESVGGFLTHCGWSSVTEAFQFGRALVMLPFLGDQGLIARFLEEKQVGIEVPRNEQDGSFTRDSVAETLRLVMKDEKGKIYRDKAKEMNIIFGDLDIQYQCIDKFVEFLENKS; encoded by the coding sequence ATGGCTGAGCCTAAGAAACTTCACATAGCTATGTTCCCATGGTTAGCCTTTGGTCACATAATCCCATTTTTAGAGCTTGGCAAGCTCATAGCCCGAAAGGGTCATCATATTTCATTCATATCCACACCAAGAAACATTGATCGCCTCCCGAAGATCCCTCCACATTTAGCACCCTTGATAACTTTAGTGAAACTTCCTTTACCACATGTAGAGAACTTGCCAGAAAACGCAGAGGCCACCATGGACGTACCATACCACATAATCCCATACCTTAAGAAAGCCCACGATGGTCTCCAAGAACCTTTATCTAACTTTTTAGAATCTTCAGCTCCTGATTGGATTATTCACGACTTTGCTCCTTACTGGTTACCACCAATCGCTACTAAGCTACGTATCTCCATGGCCTTCTTCAGTATTTTCAATGCATCatccttttgtttctttggacCAACAAAGCCGAGTATAACGGAGGTCCAAGAACCACGTTCAGAGCCCGAACACTTCACGGTCTCTCCCAAATGGGTCCCCTTCCCATCCAAAATTGTGTTTCGGCTATTTGAGGCAAAGAAAATCTTCGAGAACTATGAAGAAAATGCTTCCGGTGTTTCGGACTGGTTTCGTTTGGCGACAGTGATGTCAGGCACCCAAGCCTTCGCTGTTAAAACCTGTATGGAAGTCGAAAATGAATGGGTGAATATCCTTGGAGAGCTCCATAACGTGCCTGTGATTCCAGTGGGCTTGTTGCCACCCTCGGCTCAAGAAAGAGTAGAAAACGAAGATAGTTCTTGGGATACAATTGTTGAGTGGCTAAACAAGCAAGAGAAACAGTCTGTGGTTTATATAGCACTCGGAAGTGAAATTCAACCAAGTCAAGAAGACTTCAACGAGTTGGCTCTTGGGCTTGAGCAATCTGGGTTGTCCTTCTTCTGGGCTCTAAGGAAGCGAAGTGTTGCTGGGGACTCGGTTGAATTACCAGAGGGGTTCGAGGAACGAACCAAAGATCGTGGGATTGTTTGGACAGGTTGGGCTCCTCAGTTAAAGATACTAGCTCACGAGTCAGTTGGAGGTTTCTTGACACACTGCGGTTGGAGTTCAGTGACTGAGGCATTCCAATTTGGACGTGCACTTGTTATGTTGCCATTCTTGGGGGACCAAGGATTGATCGCAAGGTTTTTGGAAGAGAAGCAGGTAGGAATTGAAGTGCCGAGAAATGAGCAAGACGGGTCATTTACTAGGGATTCGGTTGCTGAGACGTTGAGGTTGGTGATGAAGGATGAGAAGGGAAAGATTTACCGAGACAAAGCAAAAGAAATGAACATCATTTTCGGAGACTTGGACATCCAGTACCAATGTATAGACAAATTTGTTgagtttcttgaaaataaatctTAA